A stretch of Castanea sativa cultivar Marrone di Chiusa Pesio chromosome 2, ASM4071231v1 DNA encodes these proteins:
- the LOC142625019 gene encoding uncharacterized protein LOC142625019, with protein MRQLMDRIDKYKRVEEDQMQSKGKMKGYLERKDLRVGGFQGIRPKRDFTSHPRTAESPLVNSLFKEPVHHILEKIRHEPYFRPPNKMSGDASMRNQNLHCHYHQDKGHTTEKCRTLRDHLNQLIRAGKINHLLAKPNGNQEQLDTRKFWGQAPQPSLGTINVILTQPRGDFGKPSRVMTVQNKYGNEDVEENHQTNKRLRSSVTLTLGFSDKDKEGTFQPHDDALVVTVRIGGYDVK; from the coding sequence ATGCGTCAGCTTATGGACcggatagataaatataaacggGTAGAAGAGGATCAGATGCAAAGCAAAGGCAAAATGAAAGGGTATCTAGAGAGGAAGGATCTTCGGGTAGGGGGGTTTCAAGGTATTCGGCCCAAGCGAGACTTTACAAGCCATCCGAGGACCGCCGAGTCTCCTCTAGTTAACTCACTATTTAAGGAACCTGTGCATCACATACTGGAGAAAATTCGGCATGAGCCATATTTTAGGCCACCAaacaaaatgagtggagatgcatccaTGAGGAACCAAAACCTCCACTGCCATTACCACCAGGATAAGGGACATACCACGGAGAAGTGCCGGACGTTGCGTGACCATTTAAATCAATTGATTAGGGCCGGGAAGATCAATCACTTATTGGCAAAGCCGAATGGGAATCAGGAACAACTAGATACTCGGAAGTTTTGGGGTCAGGCCCCTCAACCATCTTTAGGCACTATTAACGTCATCTTGACCCAGCCGAGAGGAGACTTTGGGAAACCTTCTCGGGTCATGACCGTTCAAAACAAGTATGGGAATGAGGACGTGGAAGAGAatcatcaaacaaataaaagactCAGGTCCTCGGTGACACTTACTTTGGGTTTTTCTGATAAGGATAAAGAGGGAACGTTTCAACCCCACGATGATGCCTTGGTCGTCACAGTTCGTATCGGGGGATATGATGTGAAATGA